A single region of the Syngnathus acus chromosome 6, fSynAcu1.2, whole genome shotgun sequence genome encodes:
- the fgd4a gene encoding FYVE, RhoGEF and PH domain-containing protein 4a isoform X8, giving the protein MKADLRRRGHTRLLIQLWESSQCRDMKTKGKSNTVNKRDSSSFKQTNKSANCSPAAHRNSHKLTEAAKIEENHSTLEVASLSSQVQDAHIPAANGVLEQMEQDKEEEKKPCNGEIVQIDSAELIDGDMGRTNRRDEDSNSRTDRTGSVSSHENEESGTEAKQEHAKEEASTEQKETNEQKLFKIASELLHTEKAYVTRLDLLDQEFCAKLMEEANKGTFPVDVVKNIFSNISSINTFHSQFLLPDLEKRMGEWESTPRIGDILQKLTPFLKMYAEYVKNFDKAMELLKQWSDRSPQFKSIIQEIQSQEACGSLTLQHHMLEPVQRVPRYEMLLKDYLKKLPQDDPDRRDAEKSLEIIATAATHSNSAIRKSENLKKLMEIYEMLGEEEDIVHASNEFIKEGHILKLAARNTSAMERYLFLFNNMLLYCVPKFSLGGPKYTVRTRIGIDGMKVLETTNEDYPHTFQVSGKERTLELQASSEQDKAGWIKAFQETIEVFQQKNESFKTASKDVEEVSNAELGKRAPRWIRDNEVTMCMKCKENFNALTRRRHHCRACGYVVCWKCSDNKVPLEYDGNKVNKVCRDCYSILTGETIAEGKKKGILEIEAAQFTGSSIMCGFLQYCEKNKPWQKVWCVIPEKECLVLYLYGAPQDVKAQSTIPLLGYSVDDNSRPAEPQASFRLSQSKSVHSFAAESEELKQRWLKVIRVAVTGEVPERPHANGSNMADGAAQEAASDSS; this is encoded by the exons ATGAAAGCTGATTTGAGAAGACGAGGGCACACACGCCTCCTCATTCAGTTGTGGGAGAGCAGTCAGTGTCGGGACATGAAAACCAAGGGGAAGAG CAACACGGTCAACAAGAGGGACAGCTCGTCTTTCAAACAGACCAACAAGTCAGCCAACTGCAGCCCCGCCGCACACCGGAACTCCCACAAGTTGACGGAAGCGGCCAAGATTGAGGAGAACCACTCCACATTAGAAGTGGCCTCTTTGTCATCCCAAGTGCAGGATGCTCATATACCCGCAGCTAACGGGGTGCTAGAGCAGATGGAGCaggacaaggaggaggagaaaaagccATGCAATGGTGAAATAGTGCAAATAGACAGTGCAGAGCTCATTGATGGAGATATGGGACGCACAAACAGGAGGGACGAGGACTCGAATTCACGCACGGACAGGACTGGTTCGGTTAGTTCCCATGAGAATGAGGAGAGTGGAACTGAAGCCAAACAGGAACATGCAAAAGAAGAGGCGAGCACAGAGCAGAAG GAGACAAATGAGCAGAAACTGTTTAAGATTGCCAGTGAGCTCTTGCACACAGAGAAGGCCTACGTTACGAGACTCGACTTGCTGGATCAG GAATTTTGTGCCAAGCTCATGGAGGAGGCAAATAAAGGAACATTCCCTGTGGATGTAGTGAAAAACATCTTCTCCAACATCTCCTCCATCAATACTTTTCATAGTCAGTTTTTGCTTCCTGACTTAGAGAAACGGATGGGAGAATG GGAGTCCACCCCTCGCATTGGAGATATCCTGCAGAAGCTCACACCCTTCCTCAAAATGTATGCGGAATACGTGAAGAACTTTGACAAGGCCATGGAGCTGCTGAAACAGTGGAGTGACCGATCTCCGCAGTTTAAGTCCATCATTCAGGAGATACAG AGTCAAGAGGCTTGTGGCAGCCTTACACTTCAGCATCACATGTTGGAGCCTGTCCAGAGAGTGCCTCGATACGAGATGCTCCTCAAAGACTACCTGAAGAAACTTCCTCAGGACGACCCTGACAGACGGGATGCAGAAa AATCCTTAGAAATCATCGCCACAGCAGCAACTCACTCCAACAGTGCCATTCGGAAATCT gaaaatctgaagaaattgaTGGAAATTTACGAGATGCtcggggaggaggaggacattGTTCATGCCTCTAACGAGTTCATCAAAGAAGGTCACATACTGAAGCTGGCAGCCAGGAACACTTCAGCCATGGAGAGATATCTCTTCCTG ttcAACAACATGCTACTGTATTGCGTACCCAAATTCAGCCTGGGAGGACCCAAGTACACGGTTAGGACGCGGATCGGCATCGATGGGATGAAAGTTCTGGAAACCACCAATGAGGACTACCCTCACACCTTCCAGGTTTCAGGGAAGGAAAGGACTTTAGAGCTACAAGCCAG ctCAGAGCAGGACAAGGCGGGCTGGATCAAG GCATTCCAAGAGACTATTGAGGTCTTCCAGCAAAAAAACGAGTCGTTCAAGACTGCATCCAAGGATGTGGAGGAGGTTTCG AATGCTGAGCTGGGGAAGCGTGCTCCTCGCTGGATACGAGACAATGAAGTGACAATGTGCATGAAATGTAAAGAAAATTTTAATGCCCTTACACGGCGGAGACATCACTGCAGAGCTTGTGGCTAT GTGGTGTGCTGGAAATGCTCCGACAACAAGGTGCCGCTGGAGTACGATGGCAACAAAGTGAACAAAGTGTGCAGGGACTGTTATTCCATCCTAACAGGAGAAACAATTGCGGAGGGCAAGAAGAAAGGCATCCTGGAG attgagGCAGCTCAGTTCACAGGCAGCAGCATCATGTGTGGCTTCTTGCAGTACTGTGAGAAGAACAAACCTTGGCAGAAGGTGTGGTGTGTTATACCTGAGAAGGAGTGTCTGGTGCTCTACCTCTACGGAGCTCCTCAG GACGTGAAGGCCCAGAGCACGATCCCGCTGCTCGGCTATTCGGTGGACGACAACAGCCGCCCCGCAGAGCCCCAGGCCAGCTTCCGCCTCTCCCAGTCCAAGTCCGTCCACAGTTTTGCCGCTGAGAGCGAGGAGCTCAAGCAGCGCTGGCTCAAAGTGATCCGCGTGGCCGTGACGGGCGAAGTGCCCGAGCGCCCTCACGCCAATGGCAGCAACATGGCGGACGGCGCCGCGCAGGAAGCGGCCTCGGACAGCTCGTAA
- the fgd4a gene encoding FYVE, RhoGEF and PH domain-containing protein 4a isoform X7, whose protein sequence is MEEGGGGGRRGATNRERVRVKHSKVSDLISQFEENSNTVNKRDSSSFKQTNKSANCSPAAHRNSHKLTEAAKIEENHSTLEVASLSSQVQDAHIPAANGVLEQMEQDKEEEKKPCNGEIVQIDSAELIDGDMGRTNRRDEDSNSRTDRTGSVSSHENEESGTEAKQEHAKEEASTEQKETNEQKLFKIASELLHTEKAYVTRLDLLDQEFCAKLMEEANKGTFPVDVVKNIFSNISSINTFHSQFLLPDLEKRMGEWESTPRIGDILQKLTPFLKMYAEYVKNFDKAMELLKQWSDRSPQFKSIIQEIQSQEACGSLTLQHHMLEPVQRVPRYEMLLKDYLKKLPQDDPDRRDAEKSLEIIATAATHSNSAIRKSENLKKLMEIYEMLGEEEDIVHASNEFIKEGHILKLAARNTSAMERYLFLFNNMLLYCVPKFSLGGPKYTVRTRIGIDGMKVLETTNEDYPHTFQVSGKERTLELQASSEQDKAGWIKAFQETIEVFQQKNESFKTASKDVEEVSNAELGKRAPRWIRDNEVTMCMKCKENFNALTRRRHHCRACGYVVCWKCSDNKVPLEYDGNKVNKVCRDCYSILTGETIAEGKKKGILEIEAAQFTGSSIMCGFLQYCEKNKPWQKVWCVIPEKECLVLYLYGAPQDVKAQSTIPLLGYSVDDNSRPAEPQASFRLSQSKSVHSFAAESEELKQRWLKVIRVAVTGEVPERPHANGSNMADGAAQEAASDSS, encoded by the exons atggaggagggaggaggtggaggaagaAGGGGGGCGACAAACCGGGAGAGAGTGAGAGTCAAACACTCCAAAGTATCAGACCTCATCAGCCAATTTGAGGAGAACAG CAACACGGTCAACAAGAGGGACAGCTCGTCTTTCAAACAGACCAACAAGTCAGCCAACTGCAGCCCCGCCGCACACCGGAACTCCCACAAGTTGACGGAAGCGGCCAAGATTGAGGAGAACCACTCCACATTAGAAGTGGCCTCTTTGTCATCCCAAGTGCAGGATGCTCATATACCCGCAGCTAACGGGGTGCTAGAGCAGATGGAGCaggacaaggaggaggagaaaaagccATGCAATGGTGAAATAGTGCAAATAGACAGTGCAGAGCTCATTGATGGAGATATGGGACGCACAAACAGGAGGGACGAGGACTCGAATTCACGCACGGACAGGACTGGTTCGGTTAGTTCCCATGAGAATGAGGAGAGTGGAACTGAAGCCAAACAGGAACATGCAAAAGAAGAGGCGAGCACAGAGCAGAAG GAGACAAATGAGCAGAAACTGTTTAAGATTGCCAGTGAGCTCTTGCACACAGAGAAGGCCTACGTTACGAGACTCGACTTGCTGGATCAG GAATTTTGTGCCAAGCTCATGGAGGAGGCAAATAAAGGAACATTCCCTGTGGATGTAGTGAAAAACATCTTCTCCAACATCTCCTCCATCAATACTTTTCATAGTCAGTTTTTGCTTCCTGACTTAGAGAAACGGATGGGAGAATG GGAGTCCACCCCTCGCATTGGAGATATCCTGCAGAAGCTCACACCCTTCCTCAAAATGTATGCGGAATACGTGAAGAACTTTGACAAGGCCATGGAGCTGCTGAAACAGTGGAGTGACCGATCTCCGCAGTTTAAGTCCATCATTCAGGAGATACAG AGTCAAGAGGCTTGTGGCAGCCTTACACTTCAGCATCACATGTTGGAGCCTGTCCAGAGAGTGCCTCGATACGAGATGCTCCTCAAAGACTACCTGAAGAAACTTCCTCAGGACGACCCTGACAGACGGGATGCAGAAa AATCCTTAGAAATCATCGCCACAGCAGCAACTCACTCCAACAGTGCCATTCGGAAATCT gaaaatctgaagaaattgaTGGAAATTTACGAGATGCtcggggaggaggaggacattGTTCATGCCTCTAACGAGTTCATCAAAGAAGGTCACATACTGAAGCTGGCAGCCAGGAACACTTCAGCCATGGAGAGATATCTCTTCCTG ttcAACAACATGCTACTGTATTGCGTACCCAAATTCAGCCTGGGAGGACCCAAGTACACGGTTAGGACGCGGATCGGCATCGATGGGATGAAAGTTCTGGAAACCACCAATGAGGACTACCCTCACACCTTCCAGGTTTCAGGGAAGGAAAGGACTTTAGAGCTACAAGCCAG ctCAGAGCAGGACAAGGCGGGCTGGATCAAG GCATTCCAAGAGACTATTGAGGTCTTCCAGCAAAAAAACGAGTCGTTCAAGACTGCATCCAAGGATGTGGAGGAGGTTTCG AATGCTGAGCTGGGGAAGCGTGCTCCTCGCTGGATACGAGACAATGAAGTGACAATGTGCATGAAATGTAAAGAAAATTTTAATGCCCTTACACGGCGGAGACATCACTGCAGAGCTTGTGGCTAT GTGGTGTGCTGGAAATGCTCCGACAACAAGGTGCCGCTGGAGTACGATGGCAACAAAGTGAACAAAGTGTGCAGGGACTGTTATTCCATCCTAACAGGAGAAACAATTGCGGAGGGCAAGAAGAAAGGCATCCTGGAG attgagGCAGCTCAGTTCACAGGCAGCAGCATCATGTGTGGCTTCTTGCAGTACTGTGAGAAGAACAAACCTTGGCAGAAGGTGTGGTGTGTTATACCTGAGAAGGAGTGTCTGGTGCTCTACCTCTACGGAGCTCCTCAG GACGTGAAGGCCCAGAGCACGATCCCGCTGCTCGGCTATTCGGTGGACGACAACAGCCGCCCCGCAGAGCCCCAGGCCAGCTTCCGCCTCTCCCAGTCCAAGTCCGTCCACAGTTTTGCCGCTGAGAGCGAGGAGCTCAAGCAGCGCTGGCTCAAAGTGATCCGCGTGGCCGTGACGGGCGAAGTGCCCGAGCGCCCTCACGCCAATGGCAGCAACATGGCGGACGGCGCCGCGCAGGAAGCGGCCTCGGACAGCTCGTAA
- the fgd4a gene encoding FYVE, RhoGEF and PH domain-containing protein 4a isoform X6 — protein sequence MHFKCQRGSKNTAADSSPSCPHSSKSSVHVCLTRASSEGSERSRAGVNGRSSGKRPLSQTKPPVPPKPAYLQSPVTELSSSLAHNQKPQFRPGMEEGGGGGRRGATNRERVRVKHSKVSDLISQFEENSNTVNKRDSSSFKQTNKSANCSPAAHRNSHKLTEAAKIEENHSTLEVASLSSQVQDAHIPAANGVLEQMEQDKEEEKKPCNGEIVQIDSAELIDGDMGRTNRRDEDSNSRTDRTGSVSSHENEESGTEAKQEHAKEEASTEQKETNEQKLFKIASELLHTEKAYVTRLDLLDQEFCAKLMEEANKGTFPVDVVKNIFSNISSINTFHSQFLLPDLEKRMGEWESTPRIGDILQKLTPFLKMYAEYVKNFDKAMELLKQWSDRSPQFKSIIQEIQSQEACGSLTLQHHMLEPVQRVPRYEMLLKDYLKKLPQDDPDRRDAEKSLEIIATAATHSNSAIRKSENLKKLMEIYEMLGEEEDIVHASNEFIKEGHILKLAARNTSAMERYLFLFNNMLLYCVPKFSLGGPKYTVRTRIGIDGMKVLETTNEDYPHTFQVSGKERTLELQASSEQDKAGWIKAFQETIEVFQQKNESFKTASKDVEEVSNAELGKRAPRWIRDNEVTMCMKCKENFNALTRRRHHCRACGYVVCWKCSDNKVPLEYDGNKVNKVCRDCYSILTGETIAEGKKKGILEIEAAQFTGSSIMCGFLQYCEKNKPWQKVWCVIPEKECLVLYLYGAPQDVKAQSTIPLLGYSVDDNSRPAEPQASFRLSQSKSVHSFAAESEELKQRWLKVIRVAVTGEVPERPHANGSNMADGAAQEAASDSS from the exons ATGCATTTCAAGTGCCAAAGAGGGAGCAAAAATACAG CTGCAGATAGTAGTCCGTCATGCCCGCACAGTAGTAAATCcagcgtgcatgtgtgtctgaCTCGAGCAAGCAGTGAGGGCAGCGAGAGAAGCCGGGCCGGCGTCAATGGAAGGAGTTCTGGCAAGAGGCCGCTGTCACAGACCAAACCGCCAG TGCCTCCCAAGCCAGCATACCTTCAGAGCCCGGTGACAGAGCTCTCATCCTCACTGGCTCACAACCAGAAACCCCAATTTAGACCGGggatggaggagggaggaggtggaggaagaAGGGGGGCGACAAACCGGGAGAGAGTGAGAGTCAAACACTCCAAAGTATCAGACCTCATCAGCCAATTTGAGGAGAACAG CAACACGGTCAACAAGAGGGACAGCTCGTCTTTCAAACAGACCAACAAGTCAGCCAACTGCAGCCCCGCCGCACACCGGAACTCCCACAAGTTGACGGAAGCGGCCAAGATTGAGGAGAACCACTCCACATTAGAAGTGGCCTCTTTGTCATCCCAAGTGCAGGATGCTCATATACCCGCAGCTAACGGGGTGCTAGAGCAGATGGAGCaggacaaggaggaggagaaaaagccATGCAATGGTGAAATAGTGCAAATAGACAGTGCAGAGCTCATTGATGGAGATATGGGACGCACAAACAGGAGGGACGAGGACTCGAATTCACGCACGGACAGGACTGGTTCGGTTAGTTCCCATGAGAATGAGGAGAGTGGAACTGAAGCCAAACAGGAACATGCAAAAGAAGAGGCGAGCACAGAGCAGAAG GAGACAAATGAGCAGAAACTGTTTAAGATTGCCAGTGAGCTCTTGCACACAGAGAAGGCCTACGTTACGAGACTCGACTTGCTGGATCAG GAATTTTGTGCCAAGCTCATGGAGGAGGCAAATAAAGGAACATTCCCTGTGGATGTAGTGAAAAACATCTTCTCCAACATCTCCTCCATCAATACTTTTCATAGTCAGTTTTTGCTTCCTGACTTAGAGAAACGGATGGGAGAATG GGAGTCCACCCCTCGCATTGGAGATATCCTGCAGAAGCTCACACCCTTCCTCAAAATGTATGCGGAATACGTGAAGAACTTTGACAAGGCCATGGAGCTGCTGAAACAGTGGAGTGACCGATCTCCGCAGTTTAAGTCCATCATTCAGGAGATACAG AGTCAAGAGGCTTGTGGCAGCCTTACACTTCAGCATCACATGTTGGAGCCTGTCCAGAGAGTGCCTCGATACGAGATGCTCCTCAAAGACTACCTGAAGAAACTTCCTCAGGACGACCCTGACAGACGGGATGCAGAAa AATCCTTAGAAATCATCGCCACAGCAGCAACTCACTCCAACAGTGCCATTCGGAAATCT gaaaatctgaagaaattgaTGGAAATTTACGAGATGCtcggggaggaggaggacattGTTCATGCCTCTAACGAGTTCATCAAAGAAGGTCACATACTGAAGCTGGCAGCCAGGAACACTTCAGCCATGGAGAGATATCTCTTCCTG ttcAACAACATGCTACTGTATTGCGTACCCAAATTCAGCCTGGGAGGACCCAAGTACACGGTTAGGACGCGGATCGGCATCGATGGGATGAAAGTTCTGGAAACCACCAATGAGGACTACCCTCACACCTTCCAGGTTTCAGGGAAGGAAAGGACTTTAGAGCTACAAGCCAG ctCAGAGCAGGACAAGGCGGGCTGGATCAAG GCATTCCAAGAGACTATTGAGGTCTTCCAGCAAAAAAACGAGTCGTTCAAGACTGCATCCAAGGATGTGGAGGAGGTTTCG AATGCTGAGCTGGGGAAGCGTGCTCCTCGCTGGATACGAGACAATGAAGTGACAATGTGCATGAAATGTAAAGAAAATTTTAATGCCCTTACACGGCGGAGACATCACTGCAGAGCTTGTGGCTAT GTGGTGTGCTGGAAATGCTCCGACAACAAGGTGCCGCTGGAGTACGATGGCAACAAAGTGAACAAAGTGTGCAGGGACTGTTATTCCATCCTAACAGGAGAAACAATTGCGGAGGGCAAGAAGAAAGGCATCCTGGAG attgagGCAGCTCAGTTCACAGGCAGCAGCATCATGTGTGGCTTCTTGCAGTACTGTGAGAAGAACAAACCTTGGCAGAAGGTGTGGTGTGTTATACCTGAGAAGGAGTGTCTGGTGCTCTACCTCTACGGAGCTCCTCAG GACGTGAAGGCCCAGAGCACGATCCCGCTGCTCGGCTATTCGGTGGACGACAACAGCCGCCCCGCAGAGCCCCAGGCCAGCTTCCGCCTCTCCCAGTCCAAGTCCGTCCACAGTTTTGCCGCTGAGAGCGAGGAGCTCAAGCAGCGCTGGCTCAAAGTGATCCGCGTGGCCGTGACGGGCGAAGTGCCCGAGCGCCCTCACGCCAATGGCAGCAACATGGCGGACGGCGCCGCGCAGGAAGCGGCCTCGGACAGCTCGTAA
- the fgd4a gene encoding FYVE, RhoGEF and PH domain-containing protein 4a isoform X4 — MWKTLQFWKEVCSESNDNVACFQSKCADEEACVPVKIEPSTERNDDVVCFQSKCADEEACVTVKSEPSTAADSSPSCPHSSKSSVHVCLTRASSEGSERSRAGVNGRSSGKRPLSQTKPPVPPKPAYLQSPVTELSSSLAHNQKPQFRPGMEEGGGGGRRGATNRERVRVKHSKVSDLISQFEENSNTVNKRDSSSFKQTNKSANCSPAAHRNSHKLTEAAKIEENHSTLEVASLSSQVQDAHIPAANGVLEQMEQDKEEEKKPCNGEIVQIDSAELIDGDMGRTNRRDEDSNSRTDRTGSVSSHENEESGTEAKQEHAKEEASTEQKETNEQKLFKIASELLHTEKAYVTRLDLLDQEFCAKLMEEANKGTFPVDVVKNIFSNISSINTFHSQFLLPDLEKRMGEWESTPRIGDILQKLTPFLKMYAEYVKNFDKAMELLKQWSDRSPQFKSIIQEIQSQEACGSLTLQHHMLEPVQRVPRYEMLLKDYLKKLPQDDPDRRDAEKSLEIIATAATHSNSAIRKSENLKKLMEIYEMLGEEEDIVHASNEFIKEGHILKLAARNTSAMERYLFLFNNMLLYCVPKFSLGGPKYTVRTRIGIDGMKVLETTNEDYPHTFQVSGKERTLELQASSEQDKAGWIKAFQETIEVFQQKNESFKTASKDVEEVSNAELGKRAPRWIRDNEVTMCMKCKENFNALTRRRHHCRACGYVVCWKCSDNKVPLEYDGNKVNKVCRDCYSILTGETIAEGKKKGILEIEAAQFTGSSIMCGFLQYCEKNKPWQKVWCVIPEKECLVLYLYGAPQDVKAQSTIPLLGYSVDDNSRPAEPQASFRLSQSKSVHSFAAESEELKQRWLKVIRVAVTGEVPERPHANGSNMADGAAQEAASDSS; from the exons ATGTGGAAAACGTTGCAGTTCTGGAAGGAAGTATGCTCAG AGAGCAACGATAACGTGGCGTGTTTCCAGTCCAAGTGTGCCGATGAAGAAGCCTGTGTGCCTGTGAAAATTGAGCCCTCCACAG AGAGGAACGATGATGTGGTGTGCTTCCAGTCCAAGTGTGCTGATGAAGAAGCCTGTGTGACTGTGAAAAGTGAGCCCTCCACAG CTGCAGATAGTAGTCCGTCATGCCCGCACAGTAGTAAATCcagcgtgcatgtgtgtctgaCTCGAGCAAGCAGTGAGGGCAGCGAGAGAAGCCGGGCCGGCGTCAATGGAAGGAGTTCTGGCAAGAGGCCGCTGTCACAGACCAAACCGCCAG TGCCTCCCAAGCCAGCATACCTTCAGAGCCCGGTGACAGAGCTCTCATCCTCACTGGCTCACAACCAGAAACCCCAATTTAGACCGGggatggaggagggaggaggtggaggaagaAGGGGGGCGACAAACCGGGAGAGAGTGAGAGTCAAACACTCCAAAGTATCAGACCTCATCAGCCAATTTGAGGAGAACAG CAACACGGTCAACAAGAGGGACAGCTCGTCTTTCAAACAGACCAACAAGTCAGCCAACTGCAGCCCCGCCGCACACCGGAACTCCCACAAGTTGACGGAAGCGGCCAAGATTGAGGAGAACCACTCCACATTAGAAGTGGCCTCTTTGTCATCCCAAGTGCAGGATGCTCATATACCCGCAGCTAACGGGGTGCTAGAGCAGATGGAGCaggacaaggaggaggagaaaaagccATGCAATGGTGAAATAGTGCAAATAGACAGTGCAGAGCTCATTGATGGAGATATGGGACGCACAAACAGGAGGGACGAGGACTCGAATTCACGCACGGACAGGACTGGTTCGGTTAGTTCCCATGAGAATGAGGAGAGTGGAACTGAAGCCAAACAGGAACATGCAAAAGAAGAGGCGAGCACAGAGCAGAAG GAGACAAATGAGCAGAAACTGTTTAAGATTGCCAGTGAGCTCTTGCACACAGAGAAGGCCTACGTTACGAGACTCGACTTGCTGGATCAG GAATTTTGTGCCAAGCTCATGGAGGAGGCAAATAAAGGAACATTCCCTGTGGATGTAGTGAAAAACATCTTCTCCAACATCTCCTCCATCAATACTTTTCATAGTCAGTTTTTGCTTCCTGACTTAGAGAAACGGATGGGAGAATG GGAGTCCACCCCTCGCATTGGAGATATCCTGCAGAAGCTCACACCCTTCCTCAAAATGTATGCGGAATACGTGAAGAACTTTGACAAGGCCATGGAGCTGCTGAAACAGTGGAGTGACCGATCTCCGCAGTTTAAGTCCATCATTCAGGAGATACAG AGTCAAGAGGCTTGTGGCAGCCTTACACTTCAGCATCACATGTTGGAGCCTGTCCAGAGAGTGCCTCGATACGAGATGCTCCTCAAAGACTACCTGAAGAAACTTCCTCAGGACGACCCTGACAGACGGGATGCAGAAa AATCCTTAGAAATCATCGCCACAGCAGCAACTCACTCCAACAGTGCCATTCGGAAATCT gaaaatctgaagaaattgaTGGAAATTTACGAGATGCtcggggaggaggaggacattGTTCATGCCTCTAACGAGTTCATCAAAGAAGGTCACATACTGAAGCTGGCAGCCAGGAACACTTCAGCCATGGAGAGATATCTCTTCCTG ttcAACAACATGCTACTGTATTGCGTACCCAAATTCAGCCTGGGAGGACCCAAGTACACGGTTAGGACGCGGATCGGCATCGATGGGATGAAAGTTCTGGAAACCACCAATGAGGACTACCCTCACACCTTCCAGGTTTCAGGGAAGGAAAGGACTTTAGAGCTACAAGCCAG ctCAGAGCAGGACAAGGCGGGCTGGATCAAG GCATTCCAAGAGACTATTGAGGTCTTCCAGCAAAAAAACGAGTCGTTCAAGACTGCATCCAAGGATGTGGAGGAGGTTTCG AATGCTGAGCTGGGGAAGCGTGCTCCTCGCTGGATACGAGACAATGAAGTGACAATGTGCATGAAATGTAAAGAAAATTTTAATGCCCTTACACGGCGGAGACATCACTGCAGAGCTTGTGGCTAT GTGGTGTGCTGGAAATGCTCCGACAACAAGGTGCCGCTGGAGTACGATGGCAACAAAGTGAACAAAGTGTGCAGGGACTGTTATTCCATCCTAACAGGAGAAACAATTGCGGAGGGCAAGAAGAAAGGCATCCTGGAG attgagGCAGCTCAGTTCACAGGCAGCAGCATCATGTGTGGCTTCTTGCAGTACTGTGAGAAGAACAAACCTTGGCAGAAGGTGTGGTGTGTTATACCTGAGAAGGAGTGTCTGGTGCTCTACCTCTACGGAGCTCCTCAG GACGTGAAGGCCCAGAGCACGATCCCGCTGCTCGGCTATTCGGTGGACGACAACAGCCGCCCCGCAGAGCCCCAGGCCAGCTTCCGCCTCTCCCAGTCCAAGTCCGTCCACAGTTTTGCCGCTGAGAGCGAGGAGCTCAAGCAGCGCTGGCTCAAAGTGATCCGCGTGGCCGTGACGGGCGAAGTGCCCGAGCGCCCTCACGCCAATGGCAGCAACATGGCGGACGGCGCCGCGCAGGAAGCGGCCTCGGACAGCTCGTAA